The Arvicola amphibius chromosome 4, mArvAmp1.2, whole genome shotgun sequence genome includes the window TCAAATCAAACCTCCCACACACATTGCAAAATAATTGGCATGAAGCAAACTcagaattttgtttagttttgttattttttttttcttcaagacagggtttctctgtaaatcctagctgtcctggaactagctctgtagaccagactggcctcgaactcacagagattctcctgcctctgcctcctgagtgctgggatttaaggcatacaccaccactgccaagcaggactttgttttgagacagggtcatttaGCCTAGCTGGGTCTCAAACTTACTTTGTAAtgaaagctggccttgaactcgtgttCTTCCCACCTCGATCTCCGTAGTGTTaggttacaggcgtgtgccaccaggcccagctcagGACTTCTCTTATTCTCCATTGAATAACTAAGAGACTATAATTCTTTGTCTAGAAATAGGAAAACCGCATCATTaattattttggggggtgtttgagacagggtttctctatgtagccctggctctcatGAAATTAGCTCTGCTGcccacccaggctggcctcaaactcagagatccacccacctctgcctcctgagtgctggggttaaaggtgcgtgccaccaccgcctggcacatcattgattcttttttttttaaattgattgattatgtatacagcagtctcagtattctgcctgcatgtgtgcctacaggccagaagagggcaccaaatctcactaCAGAGGGTTAGGAGccaccacgtaggtgctgggaattgaactcaggactgctggaagagcagccctaCATTAACCCACGAGGGATGACTGACAGCCCAGTCCTTATCTTCCACAATAACCGCATCTATTATTTGCTGAGCACTATTTAAAAACATATCATTTtgatgcttttgttgttgttgttgtttgtttatttaaagacaGATCTCACTGTGTGGTCCAGACAGTGGTGCGGGATGGCCAGGAACTCAcgagcctcctgcctctgagctGGGATTACATCACGCACCACTGCATCCACTGTGCAGATGGAAACTGGAGTTGGAGCGGTTGGGCAACTGACTGGTCTTCtgacgctgtgaccctttaacgcAGTTCCTATGTTGTGTGACCCCCGACTACAGAATTATTttgtggctacttcataactgtaattttactactgccataaatcaaaatgtaaatatctgacatacaGAACATCTGATATGGGACCCCTGTGGGGGTTgaaacccacaagttgagaacctctGATCTAAAGTAACCAAGATGGAAGAAATTAGGCCAGTGCCGAAACCTATATCCGATACAAATATAGCtacataagtttaaaaaaaaacccacatatccATTCTAAAATACAGAGCATcctgtgtttctttcctcttaCTCTGTCACCTTTAAGTCCTGTTCTTTCCCTGGCCAGGTTTCCCTGTCTCCTTCCAGACCCGGGCTCAGCTCTGCCATTTCCTTACGATGTGTGTCTTCACATGCACGTCTCAGCACGCCGCCATCAACCAAGGCCAGGTATGGAGCCCAGGGCCTAGGGCCCGGAGAGCGCATGTCTGGACCTTGGGCTATCCAAGGGAGAGGTGGGAATTCAAATCCTAATACCTGGGTGCTAGAGTTAGCTTCTTTCCCCAGCTGGACTGGTATGGCTGGGTACCTAATGCTCCATGCACCATGAGGATGCCTCCACCCACCAACAAGGAAGAGGTGACTATGGAGATGGTGATGGGGTCGCTACCTGATATCCAGAAGTCCTGTCTTCAAATGACCATCACATGGCATCTGGGTCGCCTCCAGCCAGACATGGTGAGTAAGGACCAAGGAGAGGGAAGTAAGAACTGGGGAAAAGGTATCAACGTGAGGGGCTGGGTGTCTTCGGGCTGGAAGCTGAATGATCCATTCTGTCTCAGGTACCTCTAggacaacacaaagaaaaatatttctcagacCCCAGGACCAAAACTGTGCTCAGTCGATTTCAAGCAGATCTGGGAAATTTGGAAAGAGAGATCATAGCCCGGAATGAGCAACTCGACCTGCCCTATGAATACCTCAAGCCCAGCCGCATAGAGAACAGCATCACCATCTGAGCCCGAGCTGCCAGCACTCAGAACAATCCCATCAGCATCAGGGCTGCCACTGCCCTCTTGATTCTGTGCCTTTTTACGTCTGCTGCTAAGACTAATTTCTCCCTCAACTGAACACACTCCACATCAGTATTCTGCCACAGGGCACTAAATGCTCTGCTGTAAAGAGGAATAGTTTTGTCTCCGTAGGCCATACACGTTCTACCACTCTTACCTAGCTCTTTCCCTGTACCCCTAAAGCGGTCACTGACATTATGAGTGTGACTATGTTCCAATAAAACTGTGTGAACACTGAGATGTGAAACTCACAAGTCGCCAGATAGGATTTTGGCTTGTTTTCCTTCAGCCATTTATAAGCAAAAACAacgtcaggtggtggtggtgattagctttaatcccagcactttggaggcagaggcgggcagacctctgagttcgaggccagcctggtctacagagaaagttacAGGGcagccagagatgttacacagagaaatcctatctcaaaaacaaaacaaaaacaagcaagcagatgAAGATAAAGTGCTTTCTTGAGGGACGAACACAATTTCAGATTAGATCTGGTCTAACCTCATACAGGCCTCAGGTCAAAAATTCCAGTTTAAAAAGCATCCAAGAGGCTGAGGAGAGGAAAATGATATTTCTGGGTGAAGTCAACTATTACAGCTAAGTCTCCTCTGCCCCGAACCAGCCCTCATGTTTGATGACCAACATGTAAATTCCTGACTCTCTTGACAATTTCCCCTCCAGCCCTACTTTTCCAGTTTGAAAACATACCCTGAATATCCCTAAATAAAGGTGTTACTTGCCCCAAATAAAAAGCTTTCTCCAATAGCTTCCTTCCCCAACAGTCACAAGGAGAAGCAGAAAACCCTTGTCTCAGGCCTGCTAACACCCAGTAATCACTGTGTTTCACAAGCTATCTTTCACAACCATTTTGAGACCAATatccacaaaaaataaatttaaaaagtgccaCAAGATTCTAGTCCATGACAGTGTTCCTTAGTTTGGTCCTGGAGTCTTGAGATTAAAATGTATTCTCGCAATCATTCTGTGACTATTGTCCTTACTAGCATGGATACACCAATCTCCGTGCAAAGTTTTTATTCATCGGTGGCTTTGAGCTTGaaccccagccctggagaggagggagtgttCTTTAAATATCTAATTACCCCAAATAACTACTATGAATTAAAGGCTAATGAGTGTTACCAAATTTGTTTTGGAAAGgcctttttttgttcttttgtttcgttttgttttttgtttttcaagacaaggtttctctgtagctttggagcctgtcatggaactagctcttgtagaccaggctggcctcgaactcacagagatccgcctgcctctgcctccagagtcctgggattaaaggcttgcgccaccactgcccggccttattcttatgtttatattttgtgatggtttggatgagaatggccccataggatCATGTATTtctggtcaccagggagtggaactgtttgaaaggattacaaGGATTAGCAAGTGTGGCTctgtcagaggaagtgtgtcactggggtgggcgcTGGTttaaaaagcccatgccaggtccaGTCAGTCCTGCCCTCCCCACCAGATCAGGATGtctctctcagctactgctccaggccATGCCATGTGTGCTGTCAcgctccccaccataatgataatggactaaacccctgaaactgtaagcaagccccagttcaATGCTTCTTAAGcggtgccttggtcatggtgtctcctcccAGCACTGAACCGTGACCAAGACACATTCATCTTACGTCCTTTCTTACTCGGTGTGCCTGCAGCGTTTTCAGTGGAGAGAGAGGCAACAGCGacttctttgtgtcttttctcctttctcccccacaACTCAACTCCACTGAGCCTGCTTTTCCTAGCCCCTTATTTTTCCTGAACGTGACGTCTGTCGAATGATACTGTATTGGAAGGGAAGCATTTCCAGGGTCAAAAAGTCCGCGAATATTGAAAAGCGTTCCTTCAAGCAGGCTGCTCAGACTCAGGAAGGGGCTCCCCTTTTTTCCTGTCAAAGTGTCAAAGTATCTTTCAAAAGTGAGACCCGGATAGAGGCGATAGACTTGCCCGCCGTGTAATCTGTCTCGCTTACCGTTTTCACCACTACAGAAGACCACCGGACACtaaggtatgtgtgtggggtgtggaaTTAGACGATCCCGAGCTTCTCGACCTAACGAAACAGTCCCTTACTGAACTCAGCAGGGCCTTATTCCGATTAGGTTCTTTCCTGGCGCCAGGTTAAAGCTAGTTCCTGGTCATGTGACCTGTCAAGTCGGTCACGTGAGACGCGCGCGCCTTCCATTCCAAGACGGGGTAGGTGAAGAGGAAAAATCATCAGGCCCTAGTTCCTGCAGCACTCATGTCCCTGCCACCTAGGTCAAGGAGGACTTGTATAATTGCTGCTTTGGATTCTGATATCGCGTCCTCCGCCCGAGGCTCGGCTCGCCGCGTGGCGCAGCGCTCTCTTCCAGTCGCCCCCCTCGGAGTGGTCCACGCCTAAAGCCACGCCCACGCCGCTCGGCGCCGCGCAAGTCCCCGAATCCAGCTCCCAGTCCCCGACGTCTCCGGGCTTCCCTCTCGCCGCTTCTGCGCCTCGCTCAGCCTCTAGcggtccctccttctctcctccatggCGTCGCTCCTGTGCTGTGGGCCTAAGCTGGCCGCCTGTGGTATCGTCCTCAGCGCCTGGGGCGTGATCATGTTGGTGAGCGGGCTGCCCCGCGAGAATCGGAGCGGGTCTGCGGGGCTCCAGGGTTGACGGGTTGGGAGGCCAGGAACCCTCAGAACTTTGGAAGTGGCAGATAGATTAAGGATCTGGCTAATGAGCCGCTGGGAACCGAGACGGAACTTAGATCGAAAAAATTGAGGACTAGAGCGAAAGGGTGATGGGGCAGGATCCTGGGAACGGGTGCCAGTGCCGGTAAATTTGCGGACCCCTTGAGGTAAGCAAGAGCTAGGCCCCTGAGACATTCTTGAGTTGGATGGAGGTGAGGAAGAAGTGTGCTTGCTCCCGAAAATGTTAGCTGAGGCCTTGCTTCTCCAGGGCTCACCGGGCTTCACTTTGGAAATATGAAGTGCTGggttcccctcttctcttccgCCTAGTCCCATGCTAATGACGCGTCTTGGAGAGCTGCTTGCTATACCTCCTTGAACCCAGCCCCTCTTCCCAGTGTTCCAACTGACGCCCTATTCCAGACGGCTTTGAGGCCTCCGAAACCAGCTACAACCACCCTGCTCCTAACCCTTTCTACTGTTGTGTTGGGCCAACATTAGAAATGGGAAGAGTTTAGGGAGCGACCAAGAAGTAAGGTACCAGAATTTGACAACCTGCCTATTCTTTTGTACTTCCAGATAATGCTCGGGATATTCTTCAATGTCCACTCCGCTGTGTTAATTGAGGATGTTCCCTTCACAGAGAAAGATTTTGAGTAAGTGGTCGGGTACTTAGGCGAGGCTGGGTGCAAATGAGAGGGAGTAGGGTGTAGGCTCAGAATTATGTGGGGGACACTGCTGAAGGTCGGGGAACTGCAACAGGAGAGCTGCCCTCTATAAAGCAGTTCCGTGGCAAACTGTGATTAACATGCAAGGTCCTagtttcagtccccagcactaaaCCGTTTTAAACAAAATGTACTTAGGAGCAGTCTTGCAAGCCAGGCTTCCGTGGCCACCCCAATTCCACCAGCTTAGAGGTGGCCTCTTCCAATATTCTGCCTGCTTGCGCCTTAATCTACCTCTGTAAAATGGATCCCATGATAGAGTTGGCCCGGCGTGATTGTCAGGTGGACTAAGAGAAGTCAAAGCGTTTAGCATGGTGTCTGGCGCGCGGGCCGTGCACACTGGGTGCTCTGAGTCACTGACATTTCTCTGCTTGACTCGCCACCCCCAGCAGGGACGGCCCTCAGAAGATATACAGCCTGTACGAGCAAGTCAGCTACAACTGCTTCATCGCCGCCGGCCTCTACCTCCTCCTCGGCGGCTTCTCCTTTTGCCAAGTTCGGCTAAATAAGCGAAAGGAATACATGGTGCGCTAAAGCGCAGCCcggctctccctccccacccgcTCCCCTATTTAAAGACTCCTCAGCCCGTCTGTCCCACCTATCTGGCGTCCCCTGGGACCTGCAAATTCTGCTCCGGGCCCGAGCGCGCCCTGGACTACAATAAAAAGAAGCGATTCTCCTAAGTCTGGTGTCCGtgtttgcgggggggggggggggcctgggtTTTGAAAGACCGAGCACAGCCTCAACGAGCTGTCGCGACCCTTCGACGGAAGTGGACTGAAGCCAGCCGGAAGTGAGGCGACGTCTTCCATCTCGTCTTCCTCCGCGCAGCGAGGCAACGCGAGTGACGGAGGAGAGGTCGGGTTTTGGCCAATCAGCTGCGAGGAGGGCGGGACTTCCTGCGCGGGAGCCCAGCGGCCGGCCGCCCGGCTCTCCGTGGTTTCCAGCTCGCGTGGTGGTGGCGGCGGAGCGTCTCCGTGAGGAGGTGCGCGGGGCCATGACGTCAGCGTCCACCAAGGTTCGACCTCCCTCGCGGACTGCGCTCCCTGGCGGCCACGGGAGGGTGGGCCCCCTGCCTGGTTCCCGGCTGGTGCGCGCTGGGCGGGGGGCGGGCGGATCCGAGGCTGGGCTGGGACGGCGCGCTGCCGGCCCCCCGTAATGCTGCTCCGCCCCCAGGTTGGAGAGATCTTCTCCGCGGCCGGCGCCGCCTTCACGAAGCTCGGGGAGCTGACTATGCAGCTGCATCCAGTATCGGACTCTTCCCCTGCCGGGTACGTGAGACCAGCCTAGGACCCGGACTCCGAGAGCAGACGCTTGGATTCAGTCACAGACACGACCCTCGCTAGAGCAGGGAGCTGTATTAAACCTCGTGTGCCAGCGCGGTGTAGTTGCTAGTCATTGTTGAGTTAGTAAATGGCAGGTGACGATACTGCCAGGTCCGCAGATCCCCCACTGCAGACCGACATAACTGTCTCCCATCCACCCCGAACCGCGTGGAATCCCACGCTGTTGCTACACATCTTCCAAGGGTTCCTTTTGTAAGGCCCCTACTTGTTGCATTGGTTTCCGTGGGTTGTTTAGAGCAGCTGTTACGTGAtggagagagatgttttcaggtGGCTCTGGATGCAATTTCATGTGGCTAGCGGTTTGTCCCCAGGTATTTTCCTAGGGAGGTCCTCTACGAATCTCTGAAAGGTGCCTCAGAGACTAGGGGAAAGAGGCTGCTTGGCTGTGGACGGAATAGCCTGTGGGCTGGCACCACACACTCCTCCTTCCGTTTTTGCTATCACCCTTCTCCCCTTCCGACAGCGCCAAGTGGACCGAGACGGAGATAGAGATGCTGAGGGCTGCTGTCAAGCGATTTGGGGACGATCTTAATCACATCAGCTGTGTCATCAAGGAACGGACAGTGTGAGGGAGGGTGGCtggcagagaaaggggaggggcgGGCAACTTTCTTCTCCTTACCCATTGTTCTTTCTCCGACTCCCCAGCTCAGCATCTTTCCTACTTTGTTGCTAGTTTCATTAGCATTTCCTTGAAGACTGAAAGACCATAATAATTGTGGCAATTGATCGGAAGTTGAGGAAATGCAATGGTAATTAGGAccttcagagaactttcttttcaGGTGCCCAGATACTCAATGGGTGTATTTGATGAGGGTTCCCTGGCTAGTTCTATAAATGCGTTGAGACTAGCATTTCCAGAGTTGCATTCTGAACCGGTTAGCTGGTCAGGATCCATAAGAAAGTCTCAATCTGCCTTAATCTCACCTCAACATACCTGGTGACCTTACACATCCACATCTCTCTCCCAGAGGTTCATGAAAAGAGCTTTTCTGGCTGCTCTGTTCAGGGAGGCCATTCTTCATAACCCTGAGTGGGCGCAGAGCTGCTGGGGGGGAGGGTGTTCCCTTATTACACATGGATTAGGACCTTGATCTGGATACTTACGAAG containing:
- the Rnasek gene encoding ribonuclease kappa isoform X1, which codes for MASLLCCGPKLAACGIVLSAWGVIMLIMLGIFFNVHSAVLIEDVPFTEKDFDRDGPQKIYSLYEQVSYNCFIAAGLYLLLGGFSFCQVRLNKRKEYMVR
- the Rnasek gene encoding ribonuclease kappa isoform X2, whose amino-acid sequence is MASLLCCGPKLAACGIVLSAWGVIMLIMLGIFFNVHSAVLIEDVPFTEKDFEDGPQKIYSLYEQVSYNCFIAAGLYLLLGGFSFCQVRLNKRKEYMVR